Proteins encoded in a region of the Pieris rapae chromosome 10, ilPieRapa1.1, whole genome shotgun sequence genome:
- the LOC110998194 gene encoding uncharacterized protein LOC110998194: protein MQSSLKLQLLTCLALYACSVQAIMVKFGTKGGPIEPPTPEPPTAAPRVIHVPAPVWEERTNDAPDPNAHWRPFIPKQTYTQIFFNAPTTQPPINNAQRFVNLYAPSQPKTNEYNPSQVLSSQALPGFGLRYFAPTYDWQKKDYRQEDARNNQVETNHVESARDSSSDLLWKYEKDAVRRTLRNTLESTVPVYQWQWPAYVQPRH, encoded by the exons atgcaGTCGTCTTTAAAATTGCag TTGTTGACTTGCCTGGCATTGTACGCGTGTAGCGTGCAGGCGATCATGGTGAAGTTCGGCACGAAGGGTGGTCCAATTGAACCTCCCACGCCGGAGCCACCGACCGCCGCGCCTCGGGTCATCCATGTTCCGGCGCCAGTCTGGGAGGAACGGACTAATGACGCACCGGACCCTAACGCTCATTG GCGACCCTTCATTCCCAAACAGACCTATACTCAGATTTTCTTTAACGCACCAACGACGCAGCCACCGATCAACAACGCCCAACGTTTTGTTAACTTGTATGCACCCAGCCaacctaaaacaaatgaatacaaCCCTTCGCAAGTACTAAGCTCTCAAGCGCTGCCCGGATTCGGTCTTCGGTACTTTGCGCCCACCTATGATTGGCAGAAGAAAGACTACAGGCAAGAAGACGCAAGAAATAATCAGGTGGAAACCAACCACGTGGAAAGCGCGAGAGATTCGTCTAGTGATCTATTGTGGAAATATGAAAAGGACGCCGTGAGACGAACTCTTAGGAACACTTTGGag TCCACAGTTCCAGTGTACCAGTGGCAATGGCCGGCGTATGTTCAACCTCGACATTAA